The DNA segment GGTAATCATGGACTCGGGTTGGCAATTGTAAAGGCGATTGCCACGATCCATAAAGGCAAGGTATTTGCAAGAAGCGGCGGCGGCATCAATACCTTTGGACTGACGTTCTGGGCTGGGCAGCCAATGCCCGCGCATTCTTCCGTTTCAGGCTTTCAATAGTAGAGGAACCCCAGGGCTTCGCGCAGACGATCTCCGGTGCTGCGCATGCGGTCCCAGCGTTCCATCGAGACATCGCCTTGACGAAACTCCCGGAAAAATTCGTTCGACTGGAGTTGGGTCATGATGGCTTCGATATTGGCAGGGCTGCTGTTGGCAAAGCCGAATTTCTCGCGCAAGGCCTTCATGCGGCTTGCCATGGAGTCGCCAGCACCTGCAGCGGCTTCGGCGATCTGGACGGGCGCTCTCGGCGTCACCAAAATGAGCGCCGAGCGCTGCAGGTCATTGGTCTTCTTGTTCGAAAACAGGTACTGCACCACGGGCACATCCTGCAGTCCCGGCACACCGTCACGCGTGCTGGAAGTCGATTTTTCACTCAATCCACTCAAGACCAGGGTGTCACCCAGGTTCATTACAACGTTCGCGTTGGCCGTGATTTCGCCGATCTCGATCTGGTAAGCCACCCGGGGGTTGTCGGAACTGGCGTTCAGAGAAGTTCGCTGCGCCTCGACCTTGAGCTGAACGCGCCCCTGCGGCAGGAATGTGGGCGTGACGGCCAGCTTGATGCCGAAGCGTTTATCCAGCGGCACGATGGTGGTGCCGCCCTGGACGCTGGTCGAGACCACCCCGGCGCTCAGGTTGGTGCCTGAAAAAAACTCCGATGGCAGGCCCTCGATTGCGGCCAGGGTGGGGCGCGCCAGCACTTCGTTCACCGAATTGTTGGCGTTGGCGATGTTCAGCGAATAGGACAGCGCCGGAATGGTCACGGCCCGCGTGATGGCGGTGCTGACTGTGGCGGCGGCATTGTTTACGCTATTGTCGGTGACGACCCTGGAATAAGCGGGAACGTTGCCGGCCACCGAGCCAAGCTGGAGCGTCAACGCGCTGAGCAGGTTGACGCCTTTGGATGTCGAGATGAGCTCCTGAGTGGACAGCAGCACCACATCGATGAGCAGCATGCGCGGACCGCTGTCGGCCGCATCCGCGCGCGCCGCCGCTGGCGCGGCGACGGCAGGCGCAGCCGGCGCCGCGTCAACGTCCGACTTGGGGCTGGCACCGGCCGGCGCGGGTCTTTCAGGGGGGGTATAAACTTTATTCGGCAAGGTGAATGCCTGCGCGAGTTCTACGGGGCGCTCCCTGGACGGGACTGGGGGCATGCTCGTCCGCACCATGCCCGCAGCGGCCAGGCTTTTTGCGCCGCCGGCGTCCTGCTCCTGCTTGAGATAAAAAGACTTCCATTGCGCCAGCCGCCGATCCACGCGCTCGAGCTCAAGCCCGCCGCCGCTGAGCTGGTTCAATCGCTCTCGCATCCGGTCGGCCTGTGCAAAATTTTTGCAGGAGGCATACACCGAAATGCTCGACCGGATGAAGCCCCGATTCGGCTCCATCGGCGTTTTCTGGAATTGGTCGGCCATGGCGCAAGCCGTCCGGGCATCCCCCGTCAGATACGACGCCACCATCAAGCCGTAAATGGACACGGCGCTCTCCGGGGTCATCAGCAAGACCTCGGAAAATGCCATCCTGGCGCGGTCGAACTGCTTGAGGTCCATGTATGCCAGCGCCAGGAATTCCTGGGCGATCCAGTTGCCCGGATCGATGCGCAGCGCCTGCTGGTAGCCTTCCAGGGCCATTTCATTTTTTTGCGTGTCGCCCTGTCTGGCTTGCAGGTGGTAGACGAAGCCGTTCAGGAAATGCAGGTGCGAGTTGCGCGGGTCCAGCTGCAAGGCTTCGTTGACCGCCAGATGGGCTTGCGGCAGTTCCAGGCGCTGGATGAAGTTGACCGCCACGGTGACCTTGGCCAGCATCTCCGAATCGTGCGAGCCCACTGGCACCAATGGAAGTTCCTTGACCATGTCGGCGAAGGACTTTGCAGGCTCTTCAGCCCACGCGGCGGGCAGCACGCAGAGCGCAGCCGCCATCGCTGCAGCGATTTTGCCGCGGCGGACGGTTTGGGCGATGTTTTTCATTTTTTTCATTAGCGCGGCCCTGTCGATGAAAAGATCAGTTGATCGGTGGCCTTGCCGGAGCGGCCGGCCATGCAACCCAGCTTTTCGCCGGGCGTGACCGTGTATGCGCCGGGACTGCCGCCGTCGCCGC comes from the Janthinobacterium sp. 17J80-10 genome and includes:
- a CDS encoding secretion protein → MKNIAQTVRRGKIAAAMAAALCVLPAAWAEEPAKSFADMVKELPLVPVGSHDSEMLAKVTVAVNFIQRLELPQAHLAVNEALQLDPRNSHLHFLNGFVYHLQARQGDTQKNEMALEGYQQALRIDPGNWIAQEFLALAYMDLKQFDRARMAFSEVLLMTPESAVSIYGLMVASYLTGDARTACAMADQFQKTPMEPNRGFIRSSISVYASCKNFAQADRMRERLNQLSGGGLELERVDRRLAQWKSFYLKQEQDAGGAKSLAAAGMVRTSMPPVPSRERPVELAQAFTLPNKVYTPPERPAPAGASPKSDVDAAPAAPAVAAPAAARADAADSGPRMLLIDVVLLSTQELISTSKGVNLLSALTLQLGSVAGNVPAYSRVVTDNSVNNAAATVSTAITRAVTIPALSYSLNIANANNSVNEVLARPTLAAIEGLPSEFFSGTNLSAGVVSTSVQGGTTIVPLDKRFGIKLAVTPTFLPQGRVQLKVEAQRTSLNASSDNPRVAYQIEIGEITANANVVMNLGDTLVLSGLSEKSTSSTRDGVPGLQDVPVVQYLFSNKKTNDLQRSALILVTPRAPVQIAEAAAGAGDSMASRMKALREKFGFANSSPANIEAIMTQLQSNEFFREFRQGDVSMERWDRMRSTGDRLREALGFLYY